A genomic segment from Bubalus kerabau isolate K-KA32 ecotype Philippines breed swamp buffalo chromosome 14, PCC_UOA_SB_1v2, whole genome shotgun sequence encodes:
- the LOC129626928 gene encoding solute carrier family 7 member 13-like — MKVGESTQLRRVIGYFHGTIFLFSIIIGAGIFIAPKGVLKYSSLNVGVSLSIWAACALVSMLAALSHAELGTTFPRSGAQYYFLKRSLGPFIAFFYLWINLFSTPAGIAARSLLLAGYITQPFYPGCFVPEMPKKCLALAILWCLGILNARGVKEVTWFQTVSTAVKMTVLGFISVTGIVLLVRGRRENLARFEKAFDADVPDASQIAEAFLQGLFAYSGWGVLVRIAGELKSPSENIPKCVVTALTLVALIYLLVNVSYLAVLTPKEIMSSDAVAITWMDRVIPSLQWAISLGVSSAIVSSLNCTVFSTSRLWCMASQEGQLPLILSTLNIHSCPVAAVIQMLIFASILIIPSDLILLINYVGFTDWIQLGLMMMGLLKLRFQEPNLSRPYKRTQV, encoded by the exons ATGAAGGTGGGAGAAAGCACTCAGCTACGGCGGGTAATAGGATATTTCCATGGGACAATTTTTTTATTCAGTATCATCATAGGTGCGGGAATATTTATTGCTCCTAAAGGGGTGTTAAAATACTCTTCACTCAACGTGGGGGTGTCCCTAAGCATTTGGGCTGCTTGTGCCCTGGTGTCTATGCTGGCTGCCCTGAGTCACGCAGAGCTGGGGACCACCTTCCCTAGAAGCGGAGCACAGTATTATTTCCTCAAAAGGTCTCTTGGACCCTTTATTGCTTTCTTCTACCTCTGGATCAATCTATTCAGTACTCCCGCAGGAATTGCTGCCCGCAGCTTGCTGCTAGCGGGCTACATTACGCAGCCTTTCTATCCTGGGTGTTTTGTTCCTGAGATGCCAAAGAAATGTTTGGCGTTGGCTATCTTGTGGTGCTTGGGAATTCTGAATGCTCGGGGAGTGAAGGAGGTGACGTGGTTTCAGACTGTCAGTACGGCTGTCAAAATGACAGTTCTCGGCTTCATCTCTGTAACTGGAATCGTGCTGTTGgtgagaggaagaagagagaacctGGCCAGGTTTGAGAAAGCTTTTGATGCTGACGTTCCGGATGCTTCACAGATTGCCGAAGCCTTCTTACAAGGATTGTTTGCATATTCTGGTTGGGGAGTCCTTGTCCGAATAGCAg gagaGTTGAAAAGCCCTAGTGAGAATATCCCCAAATGTGTGGTCACTGCGCTTACCCTCGTGGCCCTGATCTACTTACTGGTTAACGTTTCCTACCTGGCCGTCCTGACCCCAAAGGAAATCATGTCCTCAG ATGCTGTTGCAATCACTTGGATGGATCGAGTAATCCCTTCCTTGCAATGGGCCATTTCCCTTGGTGTTTCTTCCGCAATAGTTAGCTCCCTCAACTGTACTGTATTTTCAACATCAAGGTTATGGTGTATGGCAAGCCAGGAGGGTCAGCTACCTTTGATCCtctcaactttgaatattcactCTTGTCCAGTTGCAGCTGTGATTCAGATGCTCATCTTTGCCTCCATCTTAATTATTCCCTCAGACTTAATCCTTTTAATAAATTATGTGGGATTCACAGACTGGATTCAACTTGGGCTAATGATGATGGGCTTGCTTAAACTGAGATTCCAGGAGCCCAACCTATCCAGACCTTACAAG aggacacaggtttga